The following coding sequences are from one Perognathus longimembris pacificus isolate PPM17 chromosome 13, ASM2315922v1, whole genome shotgun sequence window:
- the Myod1 gene encoding myoblast determination protein 1, with product MELLSPPLRDVDLTGPDGSLCSFAAADDFYDDPCFDSPDLRFFEDLDPRLVHVSALLKPEEHSHFPAVVHPVPGAREDEHVRAPSGHHQAGRCLLWACKACKRKTTNADRRKAATMRERRRLSKVNEAFETLKRCTSSNPNQRLPKVEILRNAIRYIEGLQALLRDQDTAPPGAAAFYAPGPLPPGRGGEQYSGDSDASSPRSNCSDGMMEYSGPLSGARQRNCYDGTYYSDEPSEPRPGRRAAVSSLDCLSSIVERISTESPAAPALPLAAADATHESPPAQLEATAPGEEEPGARPPSPDAVPQCPAGANPNPVYQVL from the exons ATGGAGCTACTGTCACCGCCGCTCAGAGATGTAGACTTGACGGGCCCCGACGGTTCTCTCTGCTCCTTTGCTGCAGCAGATGACTTCTATGATGACCCGTGTTTTGACTCGCCCGACCTGCGCTTCTTCGAGGACCTGGACCCGCGCCTCGTGCACGTGAGCGCGCTCCTGAAGCCCGAGGAGCACTCGCACTTCCCGGCCGTGGTGCACCCAGTCCCCGGAGCTCGCGAGGACGAGCATGTGCGCGCGCCCAGCGGGCACCACCAAGCCGGCCGCTGCCTCCTGTGGGCTTGCAAGGCGTGCAAGCGTAAGACCACCAATGCCGACCGCCGCAAGGCCGCCACCATGCGAGAGCGGCGCCGCCTGAGCAAAGTCAATGAGGCCTTCGAGACGCTCAAGCGCTGCACGTCGAGCAACCCAAACCAGAGGCTGCCCAAGGTGGAGATCCTGCGCAACGCCATTCGCTACATCGAAGGCCTGCAGGCTCTGCTGCGAGATCAAGACACCGCGCCGCCGGGCGCCGCTGCCTTTTACGCGCCGGGCCCGCTGCCCCCAGGCCGAGGTGGCGAGCAGTACAGCGGCGACTCGGACGCGTCCAGCCCGCGTTCCAACTGCTCAGACGGCATG ATGGAATACAGCGGTCCCCTGAGCGGCGCCCGGCAGCGGAACTGCTACGACGGCACCTACTACAGCGACGAGCCCAGCG agcccaggcccgggaGGAGAGCGGCTGTGTCGAGCCTGGACTGCCTGTCCAGCATCGTGGAGCGCATCTCCACCGAGagccccgccgcgcccgcgcTCCCGCTCGCCGCCGCCGACGCGACGCACGAATCGCCTCCCGCCCAGCTAGAGGCCACCGCCCCCGGCGAGGAAGAGCCGGGCGCCCGACCCCCATCGCCCGACGCCGTCCCGCAGTGCCCGGCGGGCGCCAACCCCAATCCTGTCTACCAGGTGCTGTGA